One Mesotoga infera genomic region harbors:
- a CDS encoding 3-dehydroquinate synthase → MRRIAFTKESADRCQLIFGKDLIDRLPQSVRIVDSGFRKFFGKSLEDEYLMPGGEHIKSVDRVFEIYQLIRTSKSKAITVIGGGSIIDLVGYASAGHAEVEKLFLFPTTTVSQIMPAVNGFGVNFEFVKDLLSSKGLPNKVFIDSSISFWSYSHLSRSNFLFPLLVALSFDKRLFKYLFNHLVAGSEVSAELWDDVIFSSAKAYLTGIEIGKSVVGGEIARHIETASRLRAGNQVSLIVGAMIELRLAEELGANDNKIAEDFFRSVRLLWKEDWTSRIDMSSLVDVIDQKGGVRISMPDEGLDKTLFVGSKVFERFVREKTWRGLESFV, encoded by the coding sequence GTAAGAATAGTCGACTCGGGATTCAGGAAGTTTTTTGGAAAGAGTTTGGAAGACGAATATCTGATGCCTGGCGGTGAACACATAAAGTCAGTTGATAGAGTGTTCGAAATCTATCAGCTGATAAGGACGTCCAAGAGCAAAGCTATTACCGTAATTGGTGGAGGTTCAATTATCGATCTTGTAGGCTACGCATCTGCAGGTCATGCAGAAGTTGAGAAGCTCTTCCTTTTTCCCACGACTACTGTAAGTCAAATAATGCCTGCTGTGAATGGATTCGGAGTGAATTTCGAGTTCGTGAAAGACTTACTTTCGTCAAAAGGACTGCCCAACAAAGTCTTTATCGATTCATCTATCAGCTTCTGGTCTTACAGCCACTTGTCGCGCAGCAATTTTCTCTTTCCCCTGCTAGTTGCGCTTTCCTTCGACAAGAGGTTGTTCAAGTATCTCTTTAATCATTTAGTTGCCGGCAGCGAAGTATCAGCTGAGCTTTGGGATGATGTGATTTTCTCCTCGGCAAAAGCTTATTTGACTGGAATAGAGATTGGGAAATCAGTTGTTGGCGGGGAAATTGCGAGGCACATTGAAACAGCTTCGAGACTGAGGGCAGGAAATCAAGTTTCTCTGATCGTCGGAGCAATGATCGAATTGCGCCTTGCTGAAGAATTGGGAGCAAATGACAACAAAATTGCCGAGGATTTCTTTCGGTCTGTCAGGCTACTATGGAAAGAGGATTGGACTTCAAGGATCGACATGTCTTCTCTAGTGGATGTGATTGATCAAAAGGGCGGTGTGAGAATCAGCATGCCCGACGAAGGACTTGATAAAACGCTCTTCGTTGGATCCAAAGTGTTTGAAAGGTTTGTTAGAGAAAAGACTTGGAGGGGATTGGAGAGCTTTGTATGA